A genomic stretch from Hydrogenobacter sp. includes:
- a CDS encoding respiratory nitrate reductase subunit gamma: MMENFLFIALPYVALFLFFGGIFYRLFSGFKGSYRGKWDITARGDLLWTTRSSGFFGRSSIGVASLNMHWGLLTLFIAHVVGFVGGAYGLTYLVDFFRWIGIVGGVMLLWGLLVALWRRISNPRIRSMSTFEDYAVLLFLLIITSLGMYQSVIKGVFGVSYAVGPWLSSILKFLPNATFSASIPFTNKLHIIFALIFFSYFPFTKLVHSVTFPLSYLWRPYINFRRLQALKR, from the coding sequence ATGATGGAAAACTTCCTATTTATAGCTTTACCTTATGTGGCTTTGTTCCTATTTTTTGGGGGTATATTTTACAGACTCTTCAGTGGATTTAAGGGAAGCTATAGGGGAAAGTGGGATATAACAGCTCGCGGAGACTTACTTTGGACGACGCGCTCTTCAGGCTTCTTTGGTAGGTCTTCCATAGGAGTAGCGTCTCTCAACATGCACTGGGGATTGCTAACCCTGTTTATAGCTCATGTGGTGGGATTTGTGGGAGGTGCGTACGGACTTACTTATCTTGTGGACTTTTTCCGCTGGATTGGTATTGTAGGAGGTGTTATGCTTCTTTGGGGACTTTTAGTTGCGTTGTGGAGAAGGATCAGTAACCCTCGGATCAGGTCCATGTCCACCTTTGAAGATTATGCTGTTTTGCTTTTTCTTTTAATAATAACCTCCTTAGGTATGTATCAGTCTGTAATAAAAGGTGTTTTTGGAGTGTCCTATGCGGTAGGTCCTTGGCTGAGTAGCATACTTAAGTTCTTGCCTAATGCGACGTTCTCGGCGAGTATACCTTTTACAAACAAACTCCACATAATTTTTGCTCTCATATTTTTCTCATACTTCCCTTTTACTAAGCTCGTACACTCGGTAACATTTCCTTTAAGCTACCTGTGGAGACCTTATATAAACTTCAGAAGACTTCAGGCTCTTAAGAGATGA
- the narJ gene encoding nitrate reductase molybdenum cofactor assembly chaperone, with product MKELYLLLSELFCNPEEVAVEDVKKKGYLLATYLYTLGNELSEKLLDFLTFYPPSAEEYIDLFELSPKCPLYLGAHLFEESNTCAQAGVSDRNDYMIDLLGAYKYFGLKPDSKELPDFLPMVLEFLALTADRKEDQVRGRCIQEYILPALERMRERLQELGSYYILLFDVLAELLKLDIQKEEVKK from the coding sequence ATGAAGGAACTGTACTTACTTTTATCGGAACTTTTCTGTAACCCAGAGGAGGTGGCTGTAGAAGATGTAAAGAAGAAAGGATATCTTCTTGCAACCTATCTTTATACTCTTGGAAATGAGTTATCCGAAAAACTTCTGGATTTTTTAACTTTTTATCCACCGTCAGCAGAAGAGTATATTGACCTTTTTGAGCTTTCCCCCAAATGCCCTCTTTATCTCGGCGCTCATCTCTTTGAAGAATCAAATACCTGCGCGCAAGCAGGTGTATCCGATAGGAACGACTACATGATAGACCTTCTTGGTGCTTACAAATACTTTGGGCTAAAGCCTGATAGTAAAGAGTTGCCTGATTTTCTCCCTATGGTGCTTGAATTTCTTGCATTAACAGCGGACAGAAAAGAAGACCAAGTAAGGGGAAGGTGTATACAGGAGTATATACTGCCAGCCCTTGAACGTATGCGCGAAAGACTCCAAGAACTCGGTTCATACTACATTCTGCTCTTTGACGTGCTTGCAGAACTTTTAAAACTTGACATACAAAAAGAGGAGGTGAAAAAATGA
- the narH gene encoding nitrate reductase subunit beta, whose protein sequence is MRVKAQFGMTFNLEKCIGCNTCTVACKNVWTNREGAEYMWWNNVETKPGIGYPKRWEDQELWKGGWVKKGNKLKLRYGGKSYMLLNLFFNPHIPEMKDYYGEDPYTFTYEELHTKEQKKQQPVARPKSMVTGEEDIPITWNVNWEDNAGGTHVTGKYDVNFKGMSKEEVEALLTFKNVFYFYLPRICNHCLNPACVGACPSGAAYKREEDGIVLIDQVRCRNWRYCVSSCPYKKPYYNWRTGKMEKCILCYPRVETGLPPVCFHTCVGRIRSFGLVLYDLEKLEEALLADERSLVKAQREVILDPFDPKVIEEAKKQGIPDDWIDAAQRSPVYKLFKKWELALPLHPEFRTFPMVFYIPPLSPLATAKGKSSPSDTDIFDMEKPENGGFLPDIEDIDKMRIPIRYLANMFAAGNEEEVKKSIRRQLAVRHYFRSLKVDGKPNTEILKRVGLSEEDAKSILRGVSLAFYNERFVLPTTRREKAEIDPYTERGMTGFDIMNPWSPVNRRKSYHATEGL, encoded by the coding sequence ATGAGAGTAAAGGCACAGTTTGGTATGACCTTTAACCTTGAAAAGTGTATAGGATGCAACACATGCACCGTCGCATGTAAGAATGTGTGGACAAACCGAGAAGGTGCAGAGTACATGTGGTGGAACAATGTAGAAACGAAGCCGGGTATAGGATATCCAAAAAGATGGGAAGACCAAGAGCTGTGGAAAGGAGGATGGGTTAAAAAAGGCAACAAACTGAAATTGCGCTATGGTGGGAAATCTTATATGCTTCTTAACCTTTTTTTCAATCCGCATATACCCGAAATGAAGGATTACTACGGCGAAGATCCTTACACTTTCACTTACGAAGAACTACACACAAAAGAGCAAAAGAAACAACAGCCCGTAGCAAGACCCAAATCAATGGTGACAGGTGAGGAGGACATACCTATAACTTGGAACGTAAACTGGGAAGACAATGCTGGTGGTACACACGTAACGGGTAAATACGATGTGAACTTCAAAGGTATGAGCAAGGAAGAAGTGGAAGCACTCCTCACTTTTAAAAACGTTTTTTACTTTTATCTTCCAAGAATATGCAACCACTGTCTTAATCCAGCTTGCGTGGGTGCCTGTCCATCGGGTGCAGCTTACAAAAGGGAAGAAGATGGCATAGTCCTCATAGACCAAGTGAGATGCAGAAACTGGAGGTACTGCGTATCCTCATGCCCTTACAAAAAACCGTACTATAACTGGAGAACTGGGAAGATGGAGAAGTGTATACTATGTTATCCCAGAGTTGAAACAGGGCTTCCTCCGGTTTGCTTCCACACATGCGTAGGTAGAATAAGGTCTTTTGGTTTGGTCCTTTACGATTTGGAAAAGCTTGAGGAAGCGCTTTTGGCTGATGAGCGCAGCCTTGTCAAAGCTCAAAGAGAGGTTATCCTTGATCCCTTTGACCCGAAAGTGATAGAGGAGGCGAAAAAACAAGGAATACCGGATGATTGGATAGATGCTGCGCAACGCTCACCCGTTTACAAACTCTTTAAAAAATGGGAACTTGCGCTTCCCCTTCACCCTGAGTTTAGAACTTTTCCAATGGTTTTTTACATACCACCTTTAAGTCCGCTTGCCACAGCGAAAGGCAAAAGCTCTCCTTCTGATACGGACATATTTGATATGGAAAAACCTGAGAATGGAGGTTTTCTGCCAGATATAGAAGATATAGATAAAATGCGTATACCCATAAGATACTTAGCCAATATGTTTGCAGCAGGAAACGAGGAGGAAGTCAAAAAGTCCATAAGGAGACAGCTTGCAGTAAGGCACTACTTTAGAAGCTTAAAAGTTGATGGTAAACCAAATACTGAAATTCTCAAAAGGGTTGGGTTAAGTGAAGAAGATGCTAAGAGTATTTTGAGAGGTGTGTCTCTTGCTTTTTATAACGAGCGCTTTGTTCTTCCTACAACGAGGAGAGAAAAGGCGGAAATTGACCCATACACGGAAAGAGGGATGACAGGCTTTGACATCATGAATCCTTGGTCACCCGTAAATAGAAGAAAATCCTATCACGCAACGGAGGGGTTGTGA
- a CDS encoding nitrate reductase subunit alpha: MRWFRETEDSRSWEEFYRKRWSYDYSVRTAHGVNCSMACSWEVFVKDGMIVWELQKVDYPQIEPDVPNVEPRGCQRGVTASWYPYSPLRPKYPYVRKVLWDMYYEEKKKGKDPVEAWASIVENEERSKRYKSARGKGGWKRVTWDEATEIIAGAQIYTIKKYGPDHIASFSPIPAMSLVSFISGQRYNNLLGGIYCSYYEWYHDLPHNSPAMWGDQTENCESSDWYQSTYIIIAGTNLNMTRTADCHFIPEAKMRGTKIVSVSPNYSDVTKYADLWIPLIPGSDGAFFMACIHVILKEFFVEREVPYFKDYVKRYTNLPFLVMLDRDGNKYRMGRFLRASDLYEYSDEENADWKLIMMDKNGKLQLPMGSIGFRWEKEPTGRWNLQLKNAKTGEDFDPLLSLLDHENLRCPVIFYDFTDTFSIFPGKTEGKGKPPKEIIRDVPAKVIKGKDGKEIIVTTAFDLLMAQVGVSRGLGGDYPKDYDDPKPFTPAWQESQTGVSRNLAIQVGREFAENAEKTQGRSMVITGPGLLHFYHGGPLYYRALAVMLALCGCNGRNGGNFNHYVGTQHTRLHAAFVNLGGALDWTRPPRMQNSTSFWYFHTGQWRYDPMTFDTQWAENTKMKERYNHAADMNALAVRLGWLPFYPTFDKKNPLEVYEEAIKAGCRTDEEVVNWIVKQFKEGRYRFAIHDPDAKENHLKVLIVWRGNLIGTSMRGQEIALKHFLGTHHNVLWEEEPAKGLIKEIEWREPAPIGKLDLLVNLNIRMDSTANYADIVLPAAFWYEKYDVTFGDMHTFVHPLTPAIQPPWEAKHDWEAFKLIAQKFSELAKKHFPKPVKDVVVTALFMDSPDQLAQPKGEVKDWKYGECEPVPGKTFPKITIVERDYTKIYDKLVSLGPLVCQPKGYGSKGHYVDLTPIVEELKNNEVLEVRNGKIYFEKPEQICELILQISPELNGRLAYMFFKEMEKKVGLPLTDLVEPVKDRKVHYKDIISQPRRIHTTPQWGAILINEDGKQRTFAPWTLNVERLKPWHTLSGRQEIYYDHQGFRELGEALPTYKPPLDTVVLGDINLKRIEPKSKVLRFITPHGKWQIHSSFRDHWPMMQLSRGGPTVWLNPEDAKEMDIEDNDWVEMWNENGIEVVRAVVSHQVPRGMAITYHQVERHVNIPFSPLAKKYQCSDLRGGNNNATTRILMNPGTMIGGYAQFSYYTNYWGTSPSERDHCVLIRKMPHAEGRKKVIYKEEEMNKLPAK, from the coding sequence ATGAGGTGGTTCAGAGAAACGGAAGATTCAAGGTCGTGGGAAGAGTTTTACAGAAAAAGATGGTCCTATGACTACAGCGTGAGAACTGCGCACGGTGTTAATTGTTCCATGGCTTGTAGCTGGGAGGTGTTTGTTAAAGATGGCATGATAGTTTGGGAACTTCAGAAAGTAGACTATCCTCAGATAGAGCCAGATGTTCCCAATGTAGAACCAAGAGGCTGTCAGAGAGGTGTGACTGCCTCATGGTATCCCTACTCACCATTAAGACCTAAGTATCCATATGTGCGTAAGGTCTTATGGGATATGTACTATGAAGAAAAAAAGAAAGGTAAGGACCCTGTGGAGGCATGGGCAAGCATAGTTGAAAATGAAGAGAGATCTAAAAGATACAAATCCGCAAGAGGTAAAGGGGGGTGGAAGAGGGTAACGTGGGATGAAGCTACTGAAATAATAGCTGGTGCTCAAATATACACTATAAAGAAGTATGGACCTGATCATATAGCTTCCTTTTCACCTATACCCGCTATGAGCCTTGTGAGCTTTATCTCCGGGCAAAGATATAACAACCTTTTGGGTGGTATATACTGCAGTTACTACGAATGGTATCATGACCTTCCGCACAATTCTCCCGCTATGTGGGGTGACCAAACGGAAAACTGTGAAAGCTCGGATTGGTATCAAAGCACTTACATCATAATAGCGGGGACAAATCTAAATATGACGAGAACAGCAGACTGTCACTTCATACCTGAGGCAAAAATGAGAGGGACAAAGATAGTGAGCGTTTCACCAAACTACTCGGATGTTACCAAATACGCTGACTTATGGATACCCCTAATTCCGGGTAGCGATGGTGCTTTTTTCATGGCGTGTATTCATGTAATTCTCAAAGAGTTCTTTGTCGAAAGGGAGGTACCTTACTTTAAGGATTACGTAAAAAGGTACACAAACCTTCCTTTTCTCGTAATGCTTGATAGAGACGGAAACAAATACCGCATGGGTAGATTTTTGAGAGCTTCTGACTTGTATGAATACTCAGACGAAGAGAATGCTGACTGGAAGCTCATTATGATGGATAAAAATGGAAAGCTTCAACTGCCTATGGGTAGTATAGGTTTCAGATGGGAAAAAGAACCCACGGGTAGGTGGAACCTTCAGCTGAAGAATGCAAAAACTGGGGAGGACTTTGATCCGCTCCTTTCTTTATTAGACCATGAGAACCTGAGATGTCCCGTGATTTTTTACGATTTCACTGATACCTTCAGTATATTCCCAGGGAAGACTGAAGGGAAGGGCAAGCCACCCAAAGAGATAATAAGAGATGTTCCAGCAAAGGTTATAAAGGGTAAAGACGGTAAAGAAATCATCGTGACAACAGCCTTTGACCTTCTCATGGCACAGGTAGGTGTCTCAAGAGGTTTAGGAGGTGATTATCCCAAGGATTACGATGATCCTAAGCCTTTTACTCCTGCGTGGCAGGAGTCTCAGACTGGGGTTAGCAGGAACCTTGCCATACAGGTAGGTAGAGAGTTCGCAGAAAATGCAGAAAAAACCCAAGGTAGATCCATGGTTATAACGGGTCCTGGGCTTTTACACTTTTACCATGGCGGACCTCTTTATTACAGAGCCTTAGCTGTTATGCTCGCTCTTTGTGGATGCAACGGAAGGAATGGTGGCAACTTTAACCATTATGTAGGTACACAGCACACGAGACTACACGCAGCTTTTGTAAATTTAGGTGGTGCCCTTGATTGGACGAGACCGCCAAGAATGCAGAACTCTACATCTTTCTGGTATTTCCACACAGGTCAGTGGAGATACGACCCTATGACCTTTGATACCCAATGGGCTGAAAATACGAAGATGAAAGAAAGATACAACCACGCTGCGGATATGAATGCCTTAGCTGTAAGGCTTGGATGGTTACCCTTTTATCCAACTTTTGATAAGAAAAACCCTCTGGAAGTTTATGAAGAAGCCATAAAAGCGGGATGCAGGACTGATGAAGAAGTCGTAAACTGGATCGTAAAGCAGTTTAAGGAGGGCAGGTACAGATTCGCAATACACGACCCGGATGCCAAAGAAAACCATCTTAAAGTACTTATAGTTTGGAGAGGCAACCTCATAGGTACAAGTATGAGGGGACAGGAGATAGCGCTTAAACACTTTCTTGGAACTCACCACAATGTACTTTGGGAAGAAGAGCCTGCAAAGGGACTCATAAAGGAGATAGAGTGGAGAGAGCCAGCTCCAATAGGCAAGCTTGACCTTCTCGTTAATCTCAACATAAGGATGGATTCAACCGCAAATTATGCAGACATAGTACTTCCAGCTGCCTTTTGGTACGAAAAGTACGATGTAACCTTTGGAGATATGCACACTTTTGTACATCCTTTGACACCAGCAATACAACCCCCGTGGGAGGCAAAGCATGATTGGGAAGCCTTCAAGCTCATAGCTCAGAAGTTTTCAGAACTTGCTAAAAAGCACTTTCCTAAACCAGTAAAAGATGTTGTGGTTACAGCCCTCTTCATGGATTCACCTGACCAGCTCGCACAACCTAAAGGTGAAGTGAAAGATTGGAAATACGGAGAGTGTGAACCTGTGCCAGGAAAGACATTCCCCAAAATTACGATAGTTGAAAGGGATTACACGAAGATATATGACAAGCTTGTCTCTTTGGGTCCTCTTGTATGCCAGCCTAAAGGTTATGGTTCAAAAGGTCACTATGTGGACCTTACACCTATAGTGGAGGAGCTTAAAAACAACGAGGTTTTGGAGGTTAGAAATGGAAAGATCTATTTTGAAAAGCCCGAACAAATCTGTGAACTCATACTTCAGATATCTCCAGAGCTAAATGGAAGGTTAGCTTACATGTTCTTCAAGGAAATGGAAAAAAAGGTAGGCTTACCTTTGACGGATCTTGTAGAGCCAGTGAAAGACAGAAAGGTTCATTACAAGGATATCATTTCGCAACCAAGGAGGATACACACTACACCCCAGTGGGGAGCCATACTTATAAACGAAGATGGGAAACAGAGAACCTTTGCACCTTGGACGTTAAATGTGGAGAGACTTAAACCATGGCACACACTTTCTGGTAGGCAAGAGATATACTACGACCATCAAGGCTTTAGAGAGCTTGGAGAAGCCTTACCTACTTATAAGCCTCCTCTGGATACGGTGGTGCTTGGCGACATAAACCTAAAAAGAATTGAGCCTAAGTCAAAAGTGCTTCGCTTTATAACACCTCACGGAAAGTGGCAGATACACAGTTCTTTTAGAGACCACTGGCCTATGATGCAGTTATCAAGGGGTGGACCAACAGTGTGGCTCAATCCGGAAGATGCCAAAGAGATGGATATAGAAGACAACGATTGGGTGGAGATGTGGAACGAAAACGGTATAGAGGTAGTTAGAGCTGTGGTGAGTCATCAGGTTCCGAGGGGTATGGCGATAACCTATCACCAGGTGGAAAGACACGTAAATATACCCTTCTCACCTTTAGCTAAAAAATACCAATGCTCTGACCTTAGGGGAGGAAACAACAACGCAACTACGAGGATATTGATGAATCCTGGTACTATGATAGGAGGGTACGCTCAATTTTCTTATTATACCAACTATTGGGGAACATCACCTTCCGAAAGAGATCACTGCGTTCTCATACGCAAAATGCCTCACGCCGAAGGTAGAAAGAAGGTCATTTATAAAGAGGAGGAGATGAACAAATTACCTGCCAAATAA
- a CDS encoding cytochrome c, with amino-acid sequence MNKILFLLLILCIVSSYGTDDIGRKIFEQKCSACHTIGKGKLVGPDLKGVSERRDLEWLKRFIKSPTSLINAKDNVALSLLKEYGTPMPDLGLTDDEVNALVNYLKSPEESRTTNRTFTYYISLALGTGLAIMLSFLAFLFSKKSVEVKV; translated from the coding sequence ATGAATAAAATTCTGTTTTTACTCCTCATCCTCTGTATAGTGTCATCCTACGGTACGGATGATATAGGTAGAAAGATTTTTGAGCAGAAGTGTTCAGCATGTCATACCATTGGCAAGGGAAAGCTGGTAGGACCGGACTTGAAGGGCGTGTCAGAGCGGAGGGATTTAGAGTGGTTGAAGAGGTTCATTAAGTCACCTACAAGTCTTATTAATGCAAAGGATAACGTTGCTCTTTCCTTATTAAAGGAGTATGGCACCCCTATGCCAGATCTTGGACTCACCGACGATGAGGTGAACGCTTTGGTTAACTATCTTAAGTCTCCTGAAGAAAGTAGGACTACGAACCGCACTTTTACCTACTACATTTCGCTGGCTTTGGGGACGGGTTTAGCCATTATGTTAAGCTTTTTGGCTTTTCTTTTCAGCAAAAAATCTGTGGAGGTTAAAGTATGA
- the mqnE gene encoding aminofutalosine synthase MqnE, with protein MEIAGILERISDKNLRYIGEKVLKGVRLSPEDALYMFSSHELTFIGALAEYVNRKKNGMFAYFIINRQINPTNVCVYQCNFCAFGVTKSDQRAYEMSLEDILKKVGEIYAQGGKEVHMVGGIPPHWKVEDYVRLVREIKKAFPQITVKAWTAIEIHHMSKISGRSYEDILKELKDAGLEVIPGGGAEIFSERVRKIIAPYKANAKEYLEVHRTAHKLGIPTNATMLYGHIETYEDRVDHMLKLRELQDETGGFQVFIPLAYWPEGTKLGGNRTSSVDDLKTLAISRLFLDNFEHIKAYWVTLGEKVAQIALNFGADDLDGTIQEEKIVHSAGTKSAYGHSKDRLIKLIRNAGKIPVERDTFYRPVCIYS; from the coding sequence ATGGAAATAGCCGGGATTTTAGAGCGTATCTCGGATAAGAATTTGAGATATATAGGAGAAAAGGTCCTAAAAGGTGTGAGGCTCTCTCCGGAGGACGCACTCTATATGTTCAGCTCACATGAACTTACTTTTATAGGAGCGCTAGCTGAATACGTAAATAGAAAGAAGAACGGCATGTTCGCTTACTTTATCATAAACAGGCAGATAAACCCTACAAATGTGTGTGTGTATCAGTGTAACTTCTGCGCTTTTGGGGTTACTAAATCCGATCAGAGAGCTTATGAGATGAGTCTTGAAGATATACTCAAAAAGGTAGGGGAAATATATGCGCAGGGTGGTAAGGAGGTTCACATGGTTGGAGGTATTCCACCCCATTGGAAGGTGGAAGATTACGTAAGACTCGTAAGAGAGATAAAGAAAGCCTTTCCTCAAATTACAGTAAAGGCATGGACAGCTATAGAAATACATCATATGTCCAAAATATCGGGAAGGTCTTACGAGGACATACTTAAAGAGCTAAAAGATGCAGGTCTTGAGGTTATACCCGGAGGTGGTGCTGAGATCTTCTCCGAGCGAGTAAGGAAAATAATAGCGCCCTATAAAGCCAATGCGAAAGAATACCTTGAGGTACACAGAACCGCTCATAAACTTGGTATACCTACCAACGCTACTATGCTCTACGGACATATAGAAACTTACGAAGATAGGGTGGATCATATGCTAAAGCTCCGAGAACTTCAAGACGAAACTGGAGGTTTCCAGGTTTTCATACCCTTAGCCTATTGGCCAGAAGGCACAAAGTTGGGTGGAAACAGAACATCCTCCGTTGATGATCTAAAAACCTTAGCAATATCAAGATTATTTCTTGATAACTTTGAACACATAAAAGCCTATTGGGTGACACTCGGTGAAAAAGTAGCTCAGATAGCTCTCAATTTTGGTGCTGATGATCTTGACGGTACGATACAGGAGGAAAAGATAGTACATTCTGCAGGTACAAAGTCAGCTTATGGACATTCAAAGGACAGACTTATAAAGCTTATAAGGAACGCTGGAAAGATACCTGTAGAGAGAGATACCTTTTACAGACCTGTATGTATATATTCATAA
- the carB gene encoding carbamoyl-phosphate synthase large subunit produces MPKRNDIKKILIIGSGPIVIGQAAEFDYSGTQACKALKEEGYSIVLVNSNPATIMTDPSVADRTYIEPLSADVLEEIIKIERPDALLPTLGGQTALNLAVKLYEEGILEKHGVELIGANYQAIKKGEDRELFRESMRKIGLKVPESAVISSTEDGLSAIKEIGFPAILRPAFTLGGTGGSIAYNIEEFREKLETALKTSPIHQVLIDRSLIGWKEYEFEVIRDSKDNVIIVCSIENFDPMGVHTGDSITVAPAQTLTDKEYQVLRDACIEIMREVGVDTGGSNIQFAVSPENGDFYVIEMNPRVSRSSALASKATGFPIAKVAAKLAIGYTLDELKNDITKYTPASFEPSIDYVVVKMPRFDFAKFPQTDRTLTTMMKSVGEVMAIGRTFKEAFMKAIRSLEIDTYGLTYPYLDRVPDDTLVRNLRVPNPDRVWYIAEAFRRGYSVEDVYEYTKIDRWFLHNVKQIVDFERVLIESELDNETLRRAKELGYSDLEIAKLKNLKEDDVRELRGKSYIVPAFKGVDTCAGEFVAYTPYYYSTYERPYYTIDGECILDEDQL; encoded by the coding sequence ATGCCGAAGAGAAATGACATAAAAAAGATACTTATAATAGGGTCTGGTCCCATAGTGATAGGTCAAGCTGCAGAATTTGATTACTCTGGTACTCAGGCTTGTAAGGCTCTGAAGGAAGAAGGTTACAGTATAGTGCTTGTTAATTCAAATCCAGCTACCATAATGACGGATCCAAGCGTAGCCGATAGAACCTACATAGAACCTTTGAGTGCGGATGTACTTGAAGAAATAATAAAAATAGAAAGACCCGACGCCCTTCTTCCTACCTTAGGGGGACAAACAGCTCTCAATTTGGCTGTAAAGCTTTACGAAGAAGGCATTTTAGAAAAGCACGGTGTGGAACTAATAGGTGCGAACTATCAGGCTATCAAAAAAGGCGAGGATAGGGAATTATTCAGGGAGTCTATGAGAAAAATAGGACTGAAAGTGCCAGAAAGCGCTGTGATATCTTCTACTGAAGATGGGCTAAGTGCCATAAAGGAGATAGGCTTTCCCGCTATACTAAGACCAGCTTTTACCTTAGGTGGTACCGGAGGCTCTATAGCATACAACATTGAAGAGTTCAGAGAAAAGCTTGAAACAGCTCTCAAGACTTCCCCCATTCATCAGGTTCTCATAGATAGATCCCTGATAGGTTGGAAGGAATACGAGTTTGAAGTAATAAGGGACTCAAAGGACAACGTCATTATAGTCTGCTCAATAGAGAACTTTGATCCTATGGGTGTTCACACAGGAGATTCAATTACTGTAGCACCCGCTCAAACTCTCACCGATAAGGAGTATCAGGTGTTACGCGATGCCTGTATAGAGATTATGAGAGAAGTAGGTGTGGATACGGGAGGATCAAACATACAGTTTGCGGTGAGTCCTGAAAATGGAGACTTTTATGTAATAGAAATGAATCCCAGAGTGTCAAGGTCTTCGGCTCTTGCCTCTAAGGCTACTGGTTTTCCTATAGCGAAAGTGGCTGCAAAACTTGCAATAGGTTACACCCTTGACGAGCTTAAAAACGATATAACAAAGTATACTCCTGCATCCTTTGAACCTTCAATAGATTACGTAGTGGTTAAAATGCCTAGATTTGACTTTGCCAAATTTCCCCAAACGGATAGGACTCTTACAACAATGATGAAATCCGTAGGAGAAGTTATGGCAATAGGTAGAACCTTTAAAGAAGCTTTTATGAAAGCTATCAGAAGTCTTGAGATAGATACATATGGTCTTACTTACCCTTACCTTGATCGTGTTCCGGATGATACGCTCGTAAGAAACTTGAGAGTTCCAAATCCGGACAGAGTTTGGTACATAGCTGAGGCTTTCAGAAGAGGCTATTCGGTGGAGGATGTTTACGAATACACCAAGATAGACAGATGGTTTCTACATAACGTAAAACAGATCGTGGATTTTGAAAGAGTGCTCATAGAAAGTGAGCTTGATAATGAGACTCTCAGGCGTGCCAAAGAACTTGGATACTCCGATCTTGAGATAGCCAAGCTAAAGAACCTAAAAGAGGATGATGTGAGAGAACTAAGGGGAAAGAGTTATATAGTGCCTGCCTTTAAAGGTGTAGATACATGCGCAGGCGAATTTGTTGCTTATACGCCCTATTACTACTCCACCTACGAGAGACCTTACTACACTATTGATGGGGAATGTATACTTGACGAGGATCAATTATGA
- a CDS encoding DUF542 domain-containing protein produces MLDKNITLNELLRTYPELQSLFDRYYIDYCCGGHRTLQEVAKEYSLDLNEFLSEAKKVLESREEKGL; encoded by the coding sequence ATGCTGGACAAAAATATCACTTTAAACGAGCTTTTAAGAACCTATCCTGAGCTACAGTCTCTCTTTGACAGATATTACATAGACTATTGTTGTGGGGGACACAGAACCCTTCAAGAAGTCGCTAAAGAATACAGTTTAGACCTCAACGAATTTCTATCTGAAGCAAAAAAGGTGCTGGAGAGCAGAGAGGAGAAAGGTTTATAA
- a CDS encoding cupin domain-containing protein, whose translation MKTNLLKVSDQAQFRHRLAYDSKEVRIVIFYMPSESEIPPHTSPSRVLLYCAKGSGKFLKGEEWIQVEEGDLVACEPLETHGMKADMDMVVIATIAPAP comes from the coding sequence ATGAAGACGAATCTTTTGAAGGTTTCAGATCAAGCGCAGTTCAGACACAGACTCGCATACGATTCCAAAGAAGTAAGGATAGTAATCTTTTATATGCCATCAGAAAGTGAAATACCTCCTCACACAAGCCCCTCAAGGGTTCTCCTTTACTGTGCAAAGGGTAGTGGCAAATTTCTCAAAGGCGAAGAATGGATACAGGTGGAGGAAGGTGATCTGGTCGCTTGTGAGCCTTTGGAAACTCACGGCATGAAAGCCGATATGGATATGGTGGTTATAGCTACCATAGCCCCTGCACCTTAA